Below is a genomic region from Dechloromonas denitrificans.
CCAGCGTGAACAGGTAGGCGGTCAGCGCCAGCGTGGCGAAAAAGCTGGCCAGGACGGTGCGTGGATGACGCATCGCCAGTCCGAGCGTTTTTTCGTAAGCGCCGAGCAGGGCGTCGAAGAAGCGCTCGAACATCAGGAAAACCTTGCCGTGCGAATCCGGCTCGGCATGCTTGACGTAACGGCTGCACAACATGGGTGTCAGGGTCAGCGAGACAAATCCGGAAACCAGAATGGCGACGCAGATGGTCACGGCGAATTCATGTAGCAGACGGCCGACGATGCCCTGCATGAAGAGTACCGGAATGAACACGGCAATCAGCGAAATGGTCATCGAGATGATCGTGAAGCCGATTTCCTTGGCCCCCTTGATCGCCGCTTCGAACGGCGTTTCGCCGGCTTCGACGTGACGCACGATATTTTCCAGCATGACGATGGCGTCATCGACGACGAAGCCGACCGACAGGGTCAGGGCGAGCAGCGAAAGATTGTCCAGGCTGTAGCCGAGCGCCGACATCGCAGCAAAGGTGCCGACCACCGAAATCGGCAGGGCCAGGCTGGGGATCACGGTGGCCGAGAGGTTACGCAGGAAAAGCAGGATGACCATGATGACCAGGAAGCCGGAAAGAACGAGCGTGAATTGCACGTCTTCGATCGAGTCGCGGATCGAATGGCTGCGGTCGAACAGCACTTTCATGTCCACTGCCGCCGGCAGCTTGGCCTGGAAGGAGGGCAGGATGCGCTTGATGGCATCGACCGTTTCAATCGTGTTGGCACCCGGCTGGCGCTGGATGGCCAGCACGATGGCGCGCTTGTCGATGTGCCAGCTGGCGATTTTGGCGTTTTCCACGGCGTCGACCGCGCTGGCCACGTCCTCAAGGCGAACCGGGGCGCCATTGCGCCAGGTGACGATCAGCGGGCGATAGGCGGCGGCGGAAGAGAGCTGGCCGTTGTCTTTCAGGGCGAAGGTCTGGCGCTGGCCATCGAGCTGGCCGACCGGCTGGTTGACGTTGTTCTGGGCAATGGCCTGCTGGAGCTCATCAATCCCGACGCCGCGTGCAGCGAGCTGGTCGGGGTTGGCCTGAATGCGGACGGCAAATTTTTGCGAGCCGTAGATCTGCACTTGCGCAACGCCAGGGACGGTGGACAAACGTTGGGCCAATTGTGTTTCGGCGTATTCGTGCACCAGCGAAAGCGGCAGGGTCGGCGACGACATCGCGATGTAGAAAATCGGCGAATCGGCCGGATTGACCTTGCGGAAGGAGGGCGGCGTCGGCATGTTCGGCGGCAGCTTGCGCAGCGCGGCGGAAATGGCCGATTGCACATCCTGGGCGGCGGCATCGATGTTGCGGTCGAGCGAAAACTGCAGCGTGATCGTCGCCGAGCCCTGGGCGCTGGTCGAGGTCATCGAATCGAGGCCGGCAATCGTCGAGAACTGGCCTTCAAGCGGCGTCGCGACTGCGGCAGCCATGGTTTCCGGTGAGGCACCGGGCAGGCTGGCGCTGACCGAGATGGTCGGGAAGTCGACGGCCGGCAATTCCGAGACCGGCAGCGAGCGGTAGCCGATCAGGCCGAAAATGAGCAGGGCGACCATCATCAGCGTGGTCATTACCGGCCGGCGGATGCAGAGTTCAGGCAAATTCATCGGGCAACCTTCAGCGTGCGCTCGGTGCCGGGCTGGCGGCGGATGTCGGTGCTGCTGCCGGCGTGGCCGGGCTGGCTGCTTCAGCCGCTTTGCCTTGCCTCGGTTTGACGGTTGCGCCGGGCGTCAGGCGGAGCTGGCCATCGGTGACCACGCTGTCGCCGGCGGCAAGTCCCTGGGTGATGGCCGACATGCCCTGATAGGTCGAGATGACCTCGATTTTTCGTACCTCGGCCGTATTGTCCGGTTTGACGACGTAGAGAAAATTGCCGTCGGCGCCTTGCTGAATGGCTTCGTTCGGGATCAATACTGCGTCGGCCAGCTTGTCGAGTGTCATGCCGACATTGAGGAACTGGCCCGGCGTCAGTTTGCCGTCCTTGTTGTCCAGGATGGCTTTCATCAAAATCGTGCCATTGGCGGCGTCGACCGCGTTATCGATGAATTTGGCGGTGCCTTCCAGCTTTTGTTCCTTGTTGCCGGGCAGGTTGACCTGCACCTTCATCGGCCCCTGACTCATTGCCTGGCGCAGTTTGGGCAGCAGCTTTTCGGGAACCGAAAAAGTGACATAGAGCGGATTGACCCGATTGACGACTGCCAGCGCCGTGTCGTTGGTCTTGACCGATGAGCCGGGGAATACGAGGCGGGCACCGATGACGCCGGAGAAGGGGGCGCGGATGGTCGCGTACGAGAGTTGCAGGCGGGCCAGTTCGAGCGCTGCCTTGTCGGCCTGCACGGTGGCTGCCGCCGCCGCCTCACTGGTGCGAATTTCGTTGACCTTTTCATCGGAGACGAATCCCTTGGCTTTGAGGGCCTGGTAGCGTTCGACATCGGCATGGGCTTTGCTCAACTGGGCCTGATCCTTGGCCAGCAGGGCTTCGACTTGCATCGCCTTGGCATTGAAATCGGCCGGGTCGAGCCGGATCAGGACATCGCCCTGCTTGACTTGCTGGCCTTCGGTATAGGCCACGGAGAGTACCTGACCATCGATTCGTGATTTGAGCGTAACGCCTTCGTAGGCTTCGGCGCGACCCATTGTGCCGAACAGGATCGGCATGTCGCCGGTCTGTGCGGTTGCAACGGCGACGGGGACTGGGACGGCAACTTTGGGCTGGGGGGTCGAGTTGGCCTTGGAGGTATTCGCGTACCAATATCCGCCGCCAGCCAGCGCTGCAATTGCCGTTGCCAATACCAGTCTGCTTGAATTTTTCATGTCGGTGCGTTGCGTAAAGAATGTTTTACCGTGTTGCCGATCCGGTTGAAAACGGGGTGAATTTGCGGGTCGACCGCAGTATTCACCCCGTGCGCCTTCAGCCCAGTTGCTTGAGTGCCTGGGCCAGCGAAGCGACCGTGCGTTCCGGGTTGTGCAGTTTGTCCAGCCCGAACAGGCCGATCCGGAAAGTCCGGAAATCGGCGGGTTCATCGCATTGCAGCGGTACGCCGGCGGCCGTCTGCAGGCCGATGTTGAGGAATTTCTTGCACGACTGGATATCGGCGTCGCTGGTGTAGCTGACGACGACACCCGGCGCCTGGAAACCGGCCGCCGCCACGCTGGGGAAGCCGCGGCTTTCGAGCAGGGCGCGGACCTGGCGGCCGAGTTCGTGTTGTTCGGCACAAACCTTGTCAAAGCCATAGGCTTCGGTTTCGAGCATCACGTCGCGCATCGTGGCCAGCGCATCGGTCGGCATCGTGGCGTGGTAGGCGTGGCCGCCGTTCTCAAAGGCTTCCATGATCTGCAGCCATTTTTTCAGGTCGCAGGCAAAGCTGCTGCTCGTCGTTGTTTCGATCCTGGCGCGGGCGCGTTCGCCGAGCATGACCAGCGCGCAGCAGGGGGAGCCGCTCCAGCCTTTTTGCGGCGCACTGATCAGCACATCGACCCCGTTGGCCTGCATGTCGACCCAGACCGTGCCGGAGGCGATGCAATCGAGCACAAAAAGCCCGTCGACCGCGCGAACGGCCTCGCTGACGGCTTGCAGGTAGCTGTCGGGCAGGATCATGCCGGAAGCCGTTTCGACGTGTGGGGCAAAGACCACGGCCGGCTTCTCCCGGAGGATGGTCGCGACGACTTCGTCGACCGGCGCAGGGGCGAACGGTGCCTGACTGCTGCTGCCGGTCTGGCGGGCCTTGAACACGATGCTTTCGGCCGGAATCCGGCCCATGTCGAAAATCTGCGTCCAGCGGAAGCTGAACCAGCCGTTGCGGATGACCATGACTTTCTGGTCGGTGGCGAACTGGCGGGCAACCGCTTCCATGCCGAAGGT
It encodes:
- a CDS encoding efflux RND transporter permease subunit yields the protein MNLPELCIRRPVMTTLMMVALLIFGLIGYRSLPVSELPAVDFPTISVSASLPGASPETMAAAVATPLEGQFSTIAGLDSMTSTSAQGSATITLQFSLDRNIDAAAQDVQSAISAALRKLPPNMPTPPSFRKVNPADSPIFYIAMSSPTLPLSLVHEYAETQLAQRLSTVPGVAQVQIYGSQKFAVRIQANPDQLAARGVGIDELQQAIAQNNVNQPVGQLDGQRQTFALKDNGQLSSAAAYRPLIVTWRNGAPVRLEDVASAVDAVENAKIASWHIDKRAIVLAIQRQPGANTIETVDAIKRILPSFQAKLPAAVDMKVLFDRSHSIRDSIEDVQFTLVLSGFLVIMVILLFLRNLSATVIPSLALPISVVGTFAAMSALGYSLDNLSLLALTLSVGFVVDDAIVMLENIVRHVEAGETPFEAAIKGAKEIGFTIISMTISLIAVFIPVLFMQGIVGRLLHEFAVTICVAILVSGFVSLTLTPMLCSRYVKHAEPDSHGKVFLMFERFFDALLGAYEKTLGLAMRHPRTVLASFFATLALTAYLFTLVPKDFLPSGDSGQIIAFTEGAQDASFKSMVEHQRAVAEIVAQEPDIASFMSAVGAGGIRPTANTGTVFMILKPRHERNSTPDQIIQRLRPKLAAVPGIKVYMQNPPVIRIGGQITAAQYQYTLQDTDLDELYQWTATLTQKIRQMPGFVDVTNNLNNMSPVVGLDIDRDKLASLGLTFGQVEDALQSAFSARQVSTIYGSTAQYQVILEVAPEFQADPEALSRLYVRGSGGKLIPLDTVARFNKKTQALTVNHQGQLPSVTISFNLMPGVSLGDAVDKIKAMEQEIRVPVSLSTSLQGTAQAFQSSLQGLGMLLLVAVLVVYLVLGILYESFIHPLTILSGLPSAGLGALITLLIFKVDLSLYAFVGVIMLIGIVKKNAIMMIDFALEKQRKEGVAPAEAIFQASIVRFRPIMMTTMAALVGTLPIALGIGAGAEVRQPLGLAVVGGLMLSQLLTLYLTPVVYLYLDRFTAKDSLAGQAA
- a CDS encoding efflux RND transporter periplasmic adaptor subunit, yielding MKNSSRLVLATAIAALAGGGYWYANTSKANSTPQPKVAVPVPVAVATAQTGDMPILFGTMGRAEAYEGVTLKSRIDGQVLSVAYTEGQQVKQGDVLIRLDPADFNAKAMQVEALLAKDQAQLSKAHADVERYQALKAKGFVSDEKVNEIRTSEAAAAATVQADKAALELARLQLSYATIRAPFSGVIGARLVFPGSSVKTNDTALAVVNRVNPLYVTFSVPEKLLPKLRQAMSQGPMKVQVNLPGNKEQKLEGTAKFIDNAVDAANGTILMKAILDNKDGKLTPGQFLNVGMTLDKLADAVLIPNEAIQQGADGNFLYVVKPDNTAEVRKIEVISTYQGMSAITQGLAAGDSVVTDGQLRLTPGATVKPRQGKAAEAASPATPAAAPTSAASPAPSAR
- a CDS encoding aminotransferase class V-fold PLP-dependent enzyme, encoding MPSLLPQPDPQGLLEYSVVYTDRALNHMSQRFQGVMKDISRILKKVYSAQAAIVVPGSGTFGMEAVARQFATDQKVMVIRNGWFSFRWTQIFDMGRIPAESIVFKARQTGSSSQAPFAPAPVDEVVATILREKPAVVFAPHVETASGMILPDSYLQAVSEAVRAVDGLFVLDCIASGTVWVDMQANGVDVLISAPQKGWSGSPCCALVMLGERARARIETTTSSSFACDLKKWLQIMEAFENGGHAYHATMPTDALATMRDVMLETEAYGFDKVCAEQHELGRQVRALLESRGFPSVAAAGFQAPGVVVSYTSDADIQSCKKFLNIGLQTAAGVPLQCDEPADFRTFRIGLFGLDKLHNPERTVASLAQALKQLG